In Thermoanaerobacterium xylanolyticum LX-11, the genomic window TTCTGATATATGCCATTTATCGCTTTTGCCATCTGCTATCTCTGAAAGTATTACTTTTACCTTTATCTGAATATTTTCTATCTCTTTTTTTATGGAATCATCATCTATTTGAGCTTTTGCAAAACCTAAATAACTTGTCAATTCATCCAAATTTCCTAACGTCTCTATTCTTAAATCGTCTTTTGGAACTCTTTCCCCATTTAATAGCGACGTGTAACCATCATCACCAGTTTTAGAATAAATACTCATAACACCACCTGCTAATCTATGTATTTAAGCGGCAATCCTTTTACATATCTTGCAGCATTGCATCCAATAAGCTTAGGGCTAAAATTTTTATCTTTTTTTGAAAGAATCAAAGGTTCCATCATCTCTAAATTTTTAGAATGTAGACATATTAGATCTCCCTGTATACCTATTCCAACACCTAATACAGATGCTTTTGCCGCATCATAAGCCATTTTCACAACATCAGTGCACTCATTGGCAGCTAATCTATATAACGCACCTTCTTCTTCGATGCCAGCTATAACTTCATTTATTAAGTCCCTGTTTTCTGTATTCGAAAAAATCACAATTTGAGGTATTATAAATTCCATAAAATCACCCTAAATAAGACATCACGAGACCTGTTGCTACAGCGTTTCTTGGACCTTCGACTTTTCTTATATTTCCCCTACCTGCTATGATTTTATAGTTTGATAGCTCAGTCAAAATCATCTCCGGAATTTCAAAATCCAAAGCAGAACCTCCAACTAATACGACATTTGGTATTTGCCTTAAATTATTTCCCGGAGCAATTTTTGTTAAAGCTCTGAAAGCATTTTTTACAAAGACTTTATATTTTGCTTGCCTTCGTACGTAAATAATCTTTTCCATAGTCAAATCTTCTTTAAATATAGGAATCATATCATTTTCTTTTAAAATCACGATTCTTCCGTAAAATCGAGGATTTAAGGGTTTAGCAAAAAACTTTATCTCCCTATTTTCCATTCTTATGTGAAATAAACTTTCAACTTTTCCAATCGGGTTCTTTTTTATTTCTTCTGACAAATATCTATCATTTAATCCTAATTCTGAATCAATAAGCATTGTGACTAATTCTCCAGCACCTGCCATGTGTATAGATTTTACAATGCCTTTTTCATCAATCACAGCTGCATCTGTAGAGCCTCCACCAATATCCAGTATTGCAAGTGGTAACTTTGTACCTGGCGTTGTCAATGCACCTAATGCAGCCATCACAGCTTCCACTCCAGCTATTTTTACAAATACACCCAATTCTCTTTGGAGCTTTTCTGCAATCTCTATCATAGGAAGCGCATTCGTCTTTACCATAGCTGCCAATACAACTGCTTTCTCCATTGAAGTCTCACCAGCAAGCCCACCTTCTACTTTAACAGGAACGGTTGTGTCAACCGCAAAAATGTCTTTAATCTTTACCTTGTCTATTTTTTGACCGGTAATACTTGACATTTTGCTTTTTAGATTTTTTATCATGTTTCCAACATTTGTATTTTTTTCGCCTTCTACATCATCAATTGTTCCAACTTCCTCAACTGATTCCATTATAGCTTCAGCTCCAGAATCAACACTTACTTTTGATGACATTGTTGAACCAATGATTAAGAGGTTTCCCGCCGGAATTATCCTCTCTTTTACTTGTCCTTTTGGCGTTTTTATAACCACTGCCGACTTTTTCCCAATCAAACTTTTCGAAATCGGTATGACGTACTTTGTCTCTTCTGGAGTAAGATCAAATATTGTTGCGATACCATAAGGATTTGATAGCGTGCTTATGGACTTGCCTTCCGGTGCTACCTCTACAGCCGCTACAACTCCTAATGGAATCTTCTCTATCTGTCTTACTTCGTCCACAATTGGTATAGTCTTTTTTAGTCTGTTGTTGATTAAAACTGCTTCATCATTTTGAACTATAGCAGCTTTTACATCAATATCGTTTTCAAATGACATGTTTATGATTCTTGAAGCTTCTTCATATCCAATTTCCTTAGGTATCACCACAATGTAACTTTTTTTTTTCGCAGCATCAGGTAAATCCTTTATATGTATTATCTCTCCTACTCCAAGTCCGACACCTCCCGGTGTGGATGGATTATGACCTATCATAGTGGAGCCTGTGATAACAGTTTCCGTTATTGTCTCCATAGCAGCACCACAGACAACTGGAGCAGCTTCATTTATTCTAATAAGGCTTAAATCACTGATATTTTTATCAATTTTTTTTAAAGCCTCAGTCAATCCATTAATAACCCCTGTCACATTGTCTACAGTGCCTTTTACACCTGTCGTTGCTGTCAAGGAACTGCTTAAAAATTCTAATGTATTGTCATCTTTAATAGCGGCTATACATACCTCTGTTGTAGAATTGCCAATATCAACACCTGCTATGAGTTTCATCTGAAAAGCCCCTTTAAGTTCTCAAAATGTTTCTTTTTTCATATACTTCCGCGGCCTCAAGTATCAAGTTAGCACAGTTAATGGCATTATATTTATCTCTTAATTCATAGGCAAGATTTATAAGCTCTTCCTTTGTTGATCTAAACGGCCTTAAGCTCTCATATATTTCCAGAATCTTTTCATCTGGAACATCTGTAAGCTCCGATGCCCTTGTAAAATTCTCTTTCATCTGGTGTCTGCCGTATTTTTCTGCAATTTTCCCTTGCATTAGAAGTACTTCTTTTGAAATCTTAATATCGTCAGGTTTTACGTTTCCCATCATTACATTTTCAATATTTATTTCATTTAAATGTTTACCTGTTTTTGTCACCAATTTATCAAAATCACTTTTTGACAACGGATATTCGTCCATCTTCATCATCCCTACATTACAAATCTACCGCCAATTCAATTGATTGAGCATTTTTCAATATTCTTTCTGTCTCTTTTATATGCATTATTGCAGCTTTCACCTGATATTTAGGCCTTACCATGTAATCATTTTGAATTAATATAGGTTTTACCATCATGCCTTTGGCATATCTTGCTGCATTTTTGCCTATTTCCCTGTATAATTCTAAATTTAACAGTGGAGCTTGTGGAAATAGCTCTAGATTGCTTAAAGGATATAGATCTTTTTGATGAATCACTGTCGTACCTTTTGACTGTAAGCCTATACCTATTCCTGACCCACTCAACAAAGCAGCTTCTTTACCTATAAACGCAACATCAGATGTCTTTAGAACTCTTACAATCCTAGGAACCATACCTTCTTCTTCGATACCTGCAATTATTTCTTTTATTACATCTTTATGATCAAGTCCATTTATAGTCTTTTTTATATGCTTTCCAAATGCAGGCCCAATACCTATAACGACTTCCTTTATATTCTTACCCTTATGAGCAACTCCATTTTCGATAAAATACGAAGGCAGGTCATCAGTTTTATGTTTCTTATTTATTTCTTCTATAACACGTTTAGTTATTTCTTCTAATAAATCTTCATCCACGTACATTTTTTCACCATCTTTACAAATTGTCAGGATTAATGGTGTAAGGAATATTCTTTATCTCTTCCCATCTATCTTTGTCAATCCTATATCCTGTCCCAGGTCCTAAGTAATCATTGGGACAATTTATGGCGCTTATAACATTAAAATCCTCGTCAAGAATAGCTGATGTCTGCAGATAGTCTCCAGATATGCGCTGTTTTAACATATTTAAAATATTTCCTGCTATATCCTCATGTCCAGATCTATATAAAGCTTTCACAATGTCAATGCCTGTAATCCCTCTTTTCATCATTTCATCGATTGATTCAAGGTCAGACAAAACATCTCTTTCAGGCATATCCTTACTGCCATGGGCATATGCTGCTGCTTCTACTTCTTCATCTGTAACTACTCCAAGATTTAACTCTCTAAAAACGTCTTGCAAAGCTTTAGCAGCTTTTCTCCTGACTGCTATTACATCCTCTTCTTTTACAGGCTTTAAGCCTCCATCCACCATCAAATCTCTTTGCAGTACGTTGTAATCGTCAAAGTCTTCTGCATCAAAATTAGAACCAGCAAACATGTTGTCGTAATTAGGTGTTCCACTGTATCCTGAAAATATGAAGTCCGTACCGGGTAAAAACTGCATCATAGTCCTTGCTGTCCTTCTTATGTCTGAATGTGTAAAAGTCTGATCATTACCCGATGCTACCTCTAAATCAAGCATAGATGCTATAAGGTTTTCAGCCAGCACTGCTCTTATACCTGAAGGAACTGAACTGGTTATGCCTATACAGCTTATTGCACCGTTTTGAAGCCCCTGTACTCCTGCACCCTTTGTAACCATGATACATCTAATTTCCAGGTACAGCATTGACTTACCTTCTGCATTTCCCATAAGAACTTCTGAACCTGTTCCAGATGTAAACCTCATTTTCAATCCTCTTGACGCATAAGCAGAAGCGAGAAAAGCTTTCGAGTAAGGTGTATCGTCACCATCTATAAAAACACTTTCAGTACCATAAACAGATATAGTCTCAGCGTACGTAGTAAATCCTCTCATGCCTAATTCAAGCTCCGTCGCCTCTTCAACAGCACACTGAGTAAGCACACCTCTTTTTAATGCTTGAGATCCTATCAATAATGCTATTGCGTTAAAAGGAGCATATTTTGTGACTCCGACGGTGGTCTCTTCTTCCCTAAAGCCTCTTAAGGCACATTCGGCAGCATCTGCTGCAATCTGTACAGGATTATCTTTAAGATTTGTGATATGTGCTTGATTAGCTGGTATTTTTCTTGCTCGCATTTTCTGCATAGCCATCATCATTTCCACGACATTAAGATGATTTACGACTTCCATTATTTTAGCGGGTGTGAGCCCTGACACAATCTTTATGATGGTCTTCCTTTCTACATTTATATCAACAAGCATTCTGGCTATATCAAGTGAATTCATTTTCATTGATTTTTCAGCTTGTCTTATGTTAATAGTGTGATCAGCTATAAATATATCTATAAAGTCAAAATCCTCTCTTCTTTTTCCATCCATCTCTACTATCTTATCATTTTCAATCTTTATTGATGGCTTAGGATCATTGGGACTAGATATTGCTATAAAGCCTTTCTCTGGCCATTCATTTATAAATCCATCCTGATTAACAGGTCTTTTGCTGAGAACCTCAAATCGCTTAGAATGTTTCATAGAGAATTCCTCTTTTTATTCGAAATGTGTTTTTAATTGTATTTCAATTGTTCTAATACTTTCTTAGTAATAACATTCACAAGTTCAGAAATGTCACCGTCATCATTCGATTTTGAAGAATTTGTGCTGCATCCCAATGTGCTACACAAATCGCCTGGATGTCTTCCTTTTAGACCAAACTTTCTTCTGATCTCATAAAGCTTTTCTACTTGGCTATCTGATAACTCTTTTGGACCACCTAGAAGTGTAGAAATAAATGTCAACTTTGCGTAAAATTCAAGTGATTCCATCTTGTAATATGCACTGATCAAGTCAGGACCGTACGTCAACGCACCGTGATTTTCTAAAAGCAGCGCATCGTAATTTTGTAAATATTTAGAAACTGCATCTGGCAACTCTTCAGTGGATGGTGTTCCATACTCAGCTATCGGCACGCACCCTAAAGATATGACAGCTTCAGGCATTATCGGCTTTGTAAGTGGAATGCCGACAATCGCAAACCCTGTGCCAAACGGCGGATGTGCATGTATAACCGACTTAACATCCGGTCTTTCTCTGTAAACTCTAAGATGCATTTTTATTTCTGTAGACGGTTTATAATCTCCTGATGATTTTAATACTTCGCCGTTTAAATTAATATTCAATAGCATGTCTGGAGTCATGAAACCTTTACTTACACCGGTCGGTGTTGTAATTATTTCATTTTCACCGATTCTTACAGTGATATTTCCATCATTCGCTGCCACAAATCCATTCATGTAAATCCTTTTTCCTATTTCGCAAATCTGTTTTTTTACCTCATATTCAGAATACACTTTTTGCCCTCCTTTAAATAAAGTTAATTTTTATTGAATTTATTTTGATTTATGTCTGTTTTATTTTGTTTATCTTTATTATATCACGAATTCGTGAAATGTCAATTATAAAATTTCATTTAAAAAAAATATCTCACAAAATGTGAGATACAACTAACAATAGATTAAATCAATATTGTGTTTTTTCAAGAATTCTTCCCATTCTAAAGACAGCTTTCTATCGGTAAATAGATAATCAATTTTATCTAAGTCAAACATCTTGACAAACGATGACTTGTCAAATTTGTTGTGATCAAGAAGCAAAAATACCTTTTCTGCCGAGTTGGCCATGGCTTTTTTTATTTCAGCTTCCATTTCGTTCGACTCCGTAATACCATTTGTCATATCAAATCCTTTTGATGATATTATGGCTTTATCTACACAGAAATTTTTTATCATATCTTCCGCAAAATTTCCGATCAACGACATGGAATTCTGTTTTAATACTCCTCCTGTTGAGATTACTTTGCAGTCTTTCGCATTTGCCAACTCTAATATTATCTTTTCCGAATTTGTTATGACAGTAAGCTTTTTCTTAAATTTTATCTGCTTTGCTACCTGAAGAACTGTAGAGCTTGAATCAAGCAAGAGAGTGTCACCATCTTCAATGTATTCAGCAACTTTCATACTTATGGCCTGTTTGCTTTCTATATTCGTTATTTCCCTTATATTTAGGGGAATATCCGCACTTGAATTTTCATTTATAACCGCTCCACCATAAGTCCTCTTTAAAAGTCCTTCTGCTTCAAGTTTCTCCAAGTCCCTCCTTATTGTCTCCTCTGTCACATTAAACAGCTTACTCAGCTCCGGCACTAAAACGCTTTGGTTTTCCTGTATAAGCCTCATTATCCTCTTCCTTCGTTCTATTGCAAGCATACACTTTCCTCCAGTTTTTAAATTTTAATTAAATTATATACTAAAAGTCAACAATAAACAACATATTGTCAAATAACACAATAGAAAATAAATAAAAGCATGATAAAAACATCGATTTTTTGCATAAAAATAAGGCGGATTTAAAAACCACCTTTGCATATACCACAGCTTATTAACTTTTTTAATGCTGAATTAATTTTTTTACCTCATCTTTGCTAAGCTCAGTGATGTCTGCTACTTTATCAACGTCCATACCTTCCTTTAATAATTTTCTTGCTATTGAAATTTTTTCTTGTTGTGCCCCTTTTTCTATACCTTTTTCTATACCTTTTTCGATTCCCTTCTCAATACCTTTTTGCATACCTTTTTCGATTATCATTTTGTACGTTTCAGATTCTTCAATCCTAAACATCCTTATCACCTCCGAAAAAACTCTCTCAATAACTTCTTTTTTATAAATTATGCCCGATAATATTTCTGCCTTAAAAACTATGTCTTTCTTTTTGTTTATGTCTAATGGAATATCTTTTATAGCTTCAACACATCTTTCTAGATATTTTTCTCCTTCTTCTTTCCTTCTATTTTGATCCATCAATGGTAGAAGCGAATACAAGTCATAATAGTCTGTTCCTACAACATCAGTATATTTTATGTCACTGACATTTATTATCCTGTATTTATAGTTTAATGTATTTTGTTCTCCAAAGTTATAATTTAAGCTATTTTTCATTTTTACATTGTCTTTGCCTATATAAACGACTATCTGATATGGTAAGAGATTATGCTTTTCCATTATCTCCAGGGAATATCTCAGCATCCTGTAAGGCATCTTTTCGTCATTTTCTGATTGAAATTCTATGTGTACAGCGACATTTCCTTTGTCTGTGGTACATTTGAATATCATGTCGCTGTCTCTTCGTTCTACTCTTGCAAATTCTATATTAAGTTCATCAATCTTTGTGTATTGTAGTCCTAAAAAATAACTCATTATGTCATCTGCCATATCAGAAAAAATATTTTTCATCGTTATATCGTATTTTTGCGCCATTTTTCTTCCTTCCATTCCTCTTCATCTTATATTTATTATACCATATGCAGCTATAGAAAACCAGTTTTTGTACACACTAAATATACTAAAAATCAACAATAAACAACATATTATCAAATAACACAATAGAAAATAAATAAAAGCATGATAAAAACATCGATTTTTTGCATAAAAATAAGGCGGTTTTAAAGACCACCTTTGCATATGCATCTCTGCTATTTTAAGGAATGCATAATTTCCGTTTTATTAATTACAACATCACTCATTGTAAATCCGTCCCCTTTTTAATATTTTATCAATTATTTCAACTTAAATATGCGATATCAATATCACTATCGCTTCTAAAGATGCCATTTACAGCCGAACCAAACAGATATATTACATACGGCTTTACTTTATTTATAAGAAAATTCTTTATTACATTGACTTGTTCGTCGTTAATATTCATCGTCATCACCACCATTCATCATGATACACATGACATTATTATCAATTCTCCACATATGGCAACGTAGAATTTGCGTATGGAAGAACAAGTACCTTGGGATCGTGATATTTTTTAATAGCTTCATCAAGTGCATCCTGCGGAGTCTTTGCGTATTTAAAGAATATCTTTTCAGTGAAACTGCGGTCAAAAGATGATATGAGGTAGATATCAGCCCTTTTTAATACTTCGCAGATTACAGCGGCTTTATGTGCTCCAAGCCTAAATTCTTCTTTTATCCATTTCAATGGCTCATCTACAGATGATGAGTTTACCATCCAGTCTGAAAAAAGCTTCTCTCCAAGCCCTTCTCTGCATTCCGCCACTAATATTATAGTACCGCCGTCTTTTACAGAATATTGGGCGTTGTCAAGCCCTTTTTGAGCTTGATAAAGGTTAATGTCTTTTGGGTATCCTCCGCAAGATGCTACGACAATATCGGCTTTTTCTGGTATAACTCTTTTGTACATCTTATCGATGTATTTAGCGCCTTCTCTGTGAGCTTTTACGGGATCCCCTGATACCACTTTCACTATCTCCTTGTGGCTATTTAAGACTGCATTGACTATGAAATCTACACCTGCCAGCTTGCCTCCTTCTTCGATATCCTCTCTCATTGGATTTCCATCAATTTTGCCTGGCATCGCTCCTTCTGAAAACATGAGGACGTGGTTTTTTTCTATTGTATTTTTGCTGCAAACACCTGGAAGCAGCGCTTTATGTCCGCCGCTGTACCCTGCTTTATAGTGAAGCTCTAAGTTGCCTGTAGCTATGATGAAATCTGCATTGTACACTTCACGAAAGATTTCTACAGGCGTACCTCTTTTTGTAGTGCCAACGTACACGCAGTCATTTATATCATGGTCGATGCACTTTATCCTATTAAACACTGCTTCACCAACAAGTGTCCTCTTTTCATCATCTGTATGTTTCCTGTGGTATCCAAGCCCAAAAACGATTTTTATGCTGTCATCGCTTATGCCTGCCTTGTTTAATTCATCAATTATAGGCGGTATCAAAATGTGAGATGGAGATGGTCGTGTTATATCACTGGCAAGTATGACGACATCTTTCTTGCCTTTAACCAAATCCGATAAAGGCGCTTTACCAATCGGGTTTACAAGCGATCTTAATACTTCCGCCATAGGGTCTTCAACGCCAGGCAAATCCTCAGGATAAAGCACTGTACACATATTTTCATCTATTCTTATGTCTACCGCACCTTTCCCGTATTTTAATGAAACATCCTTATATCCCATCGCAAACCTTCCTTTACAATTTATATTTACCTAAGCCTTAATCCTGTCATATCGTACAATGTGTCATTTATTTTTTTGATGATTTCATCTGTGACATCGCCATCTATTGATATGCCAATCGTCATGTCGTCTAAATACACGCTTGGATTTTTCTTGAGCTTAACTCCCATTTCTCCAAATACTCTCTTTGCAATATTTATGACTTCTATCTGATTGCATCCATTTCCTACTAAGATCGGCCAACCAGTCCTCTTTATAAGCTCGTCTATTTTTTCTGTATACCTTTCACCGACTGCTTTAGATATAAATGATAGCTCAATATATCTTACGCCATTTAATGTCTTTATGCTCTTTTTATAGGGCTTATGTGGCAAATCCTTAAATGCCTCATCTATGATCTTAAGTGCTTCATTCTGCTCCAGTTTGTCAGAACCTGTATCAACAACAGCAATTGTATCAACTGGCACGTCTTGCCCATTAACGTTAAGCTTAAGTCCCGTCTCATTGTAAAATTTATCTTTTACTTCCTCAATATTTCCAATTTCTCCGTCGATCTTTACAGATACTAATTTGTCGGCCGCTTTATAAGAAACTTTGTTAATAGTAACATTTGGCATAAGCTTATATATAACGTCATTTATGGCTGATGTGTTTATATTCTCGTTTAATTCAACTGTCCATCCTGTCCTCTCCTCAAATTCTTTAAATAAATCTGAATACTTATTTTTAGCTACATCTGGAAAATCAAAGTACAAAATAGCTATCTTCTCATCAAATCTGGCACCCTTTTTGTATAGTCCTGACTCTCTACTAAAGTATTCATCAACTAATGAAAGCATCTTGTTCACTTCCATAGGGCCTTCATCTTCTTCTGACTTCAGTTCTTCTTCTGATACAGGGTGATACAAAAACATTCTCCTTTTGTCAGGCTGAAAGTACACTGAGTTATTTAGTAAATCTTTTAAAGCATCAGTATCTTCCACACAGCCCCAGATTTCAGCTATATCTTCTACAGATAATGCAGCATCTGTACCGATTTCATCCAACACAAATCTCCAAAGCTTTTCTATATTGCCTTCGTTTAAAGTTTCTCCCATGTTCATTGAAGGATATGGTTCTCTTTTAAGCTGCTTTCGCGGATTTTGTATATCAATATCGTACACATCACCATTCTGTGGCACGTATACATCTGTATTTATATCCTTCTGTATCTCTTTACCTAAAAAATTTATCGTGTCTGGATCGCCATGGATCAAAAATACCTTTTTAGGATGAAGGATATTGGCAAGTGACAGTATCTCGCTCATGTCAGCATGTGCTGAAAGTCCAAACTTGTCAACTGCACATTTTATTGGTATTTCTTTATCCGCCAATTTAAGCTTTTTATCATCGTCTTTTTCATCCGTAAGCTCCAAAAGCTTTCTTCCAGGTGACTCCTCGTCTTGATACCCTGTTATAGCTATCAGATTTTTTTCATCTCCTGCCAGTTTTTCAGCATACCACTGGCTGGGACCGCCTGTAAGCATTCCTGAACTTGATACTATCACGCATGGCTCTTTTATGATTTCTTCCCTCATTTCTGATTTGTCAACTGGCATTATATTGTCATCAAAAAATATTTCTCCGCCTTTAAAAATCTTCTTAGCTAAGCTTTCCCTTAGGTAGTTTGGATTTAATTTATAAATCCTGCATATGTCTTTCACCATGCCATCAACGTACACTTTTGTTTCTATCATTCCTTTATTTATGGCTTTTTTAAGTATGAGTATTATTTCCTGCGCTCTCCCCAGTGCAAAAGCAGGTATCAACACTTTTCCACCATTTTTAATTACATATCCTATCTTCTCAACAAGCCTTGATTCTTCTAATTCTCTATTTGCATGAAGCTTATCGCCATACGTAGATTCAAAGAAAGCTACATCAGGTCTTAATTTTGGTATTGACGCACCCTCTATCGTATTTTGCCTAAATCTTGAGAAGTCACCTGAGTAAAAAAAGCTTCCCTCATTTCCAACTATGTATGTTGATGCTGCACCTGCTATATGTCC contains:
- a CDS encoding class II aldolase/adducin family protein, with the protein product MYSEYEVKKQICEIGKRIYMNGFVAANDGNITVRIGENEIITTPTGVSKGFMTPDMLLNINLNGEVLKSSGDYKPSTEIKMHLRVYRERPDVKSVIHAHPPFGTGFAIVGIPLTKPIMPEAVISLGCVPIAEYGTPSTEELPDAVSKYLQNYDALLLENHGALTYGPDLISAYYKMESLEFYAKLTFISTLLGGPKELSDSQVEKLYEIRRKFGLKGRHPGDLCSTLGCSTNSSKSNDDGDISELVNVITKKVLEQLKYN
- a CDS encoding diol dehydratase reactivase subunit alpha; protein product: MKLIAGVDIGNSTTEVCIAAIKDDNTLEFLSSSLTATTGVKGTVDNVTGVINGLTEALKKIDKNISDLSLIRINEAAPVVCGAAMETITETVITGSTMIGHNPSTPGGVGLGVGEIIHIKDLPDAAKKKSYIVVIPKEIGYEEASRIINMSFENDIDVKAAIVQNDEAVLINNRLKKTIPIVDEVRQIEKIPLGVVAAVEVAPEGKSISTLSNPYGIATIFDLTPEETKYVIPISKSLIGKKSAVVIKTPKGQVKERIIPAGNLLIIGSTMSSKVSVDSGAEAIMESVEEVGTIDDVEGEKNTNVGNMIKNLKSKMSSITGQKIDKVKIKDIFAVDTTVPVKVEGGLAGETSMEKAVVLAAMVKTNALPMIEIAEKLQRELGVFVKIAGVEAVMAALGALTTPGTKLPLAILDIGGGSTDAAVIDEKGIVKSIHMAGAGELVTMLIDSELGLNDRYLSEEIKKNPIGKVESLFHIRMENREIKFFAKPLNPRFYGRIVILKENDMIPIFKEDLTMEKIIYVRRQAKYKVFVKNAFRALTKIAPGNNLRQIPNVVLVGGSALDFEIPEMILTELSNYKIIAGRGNIRKVEGPRNAVATGLVMSYLG
- the larA gene encoding nickel-dependent lactate racemase, which codes for MGYKDVSLKYGKGAVDIRIDENMCTVLYPEDLPGVEDPMAEVLRSLVNPIGKAPLSDLVKGKKDVVILASDITRPSPSHILIPPIIDELNKAGISDDSIKIVFGLGYHRKHTDDEKRTLVGEAVFNRIKCIDHDINDCVYVGTTKRGTPVEIFREVYNADFIIATGNLELHYKAGYSGGHKALLPGVCSKNTIEKNHVLMFSEGAMPGKIDGNPMREDIEEGGKLAGVDFIVNAVLNSHKEIVKVVSGDPVKAHREGAKYIDKMYKRVIPEKADIVVASCGGYPKDINLYQAQKGLDNAQYSVKDGGTIILVAECREGLGEKLFSDWMVNSSSVDEPLKWIKEEFRLGAHKAAVICEVLKRADIYLISSFDRSFTEKIFFKYAKTPQDALDEAIKKYHDPKVLVLPYANSTLPYVEN
- a CDS encoding glycerol dehydratase reactivase beta/small subunit family protein — protein: MEFIIPQIVIFSNTENRDLINEVIAGIEEEGALYRLAANECTDVVKMAYDAAKASVLGVGIGIQGDLICLHSKNLEMMEPLILSKKDKNFSPKLIGCNAARYVKGLPLKYID
- a CDS encoding propanediol/glycerol family dehydratase large subunit, which translates into the protein MKHSKRFEVLSKRPVNQDGFINEWPEKGFIAISSPNDPKPSIKIENDKIVEMDGKRREDFDFIDIFIADHTINIRQAEKSMKMNSLDIARMLVDINVERKTIIKIVSGLTPAKIMEVVNHLNVVEMMMAMQKMRARKIPANQAHITNLKDNPVQIAADAAECALRGFREEETTVGVTKYAPFNAIALLIGSQALKRGVLTQCAVEEATELELGMRGFTTYAETISVYGTESVFIDGDDTPYSKAFLASAYASRGLKMRFTSGTGSEVLMGNAEGKSMLYLEIRCIMVTKGAGVQGLQNGAISCIGITSSVPSGIRAVLAENLIASMLDLEVASGNDQTFTHSDIRRTARTMMQFLPGTDFIFSGYSGTPNYDNMFAGSNFDAEDFDDYNVLQRDLMVDGGLKPVKEEDVIAVRRKAAKALQDVFRELNLGVVTDEEVEAAAYAHGSKDMPERDVLSDLESIDEMMKRGITGIDIVKALYRSGHEDIAGNILNMLKQRISGDYLQTSAILDEDFNVISAINCPNDYLGPGTGYRIDKDRWEEIKNIPYTINPDNL
- a CDS encoding nucleotidyltransferase domain-containing protein, coding for MNINDEQVNVIKNFLINKVKPYVIYLFGSAVNGIFRSDSDIDIAYLS
- a CDS encoding propanediol/glycerol family dehydratase medium subunit, translating into MYVDEDLLEEITKRVIEEINKKHKTDDLPSYFIENGVAHKGKNIKEVVIGIGPAFGKHIKKTINGLDHKDVIKEIIAGIEEEGMVPRIVRVLKTSDVAFIGKEAALLSGSGIGIGLQSKGTTVIHQKDLYPLSNLELFPQAPLLNLELYREIGKNAARYAKGMMVKPILIQNDYMVRPKYQVKAAIMHIKETERILKNAQSIELAVDL
- a CDS encoding Rpn family recombination-promoting nuclease/putative transposase, which encodes MAQKYDITMKNIFSDMADDIMSYFLGLQYTKIDELNIEFARVERRDSDMIFKCTTDKGNVAVHIEFQSENDEKMPYRMLRYSLEIMEKHNLLPYQIVVYIGKDNVKMKNSLNYNFGEQNTLNYKYRIINVSDIKYTDVVGTDYYDLYSLLPLMDQNRRKEEGEKYLERCVEAIKDIPLDINKKKDIVFKAEILSGIIYKKEVIERVFSEVIRMFRIEESETYKMIIEKGMQKGIEKGIEKGIEKGIEKGAQQEKISIARKLLKEGMDVDKVADITELSKDEVKKLIQH
- a CDS encoding DeoR/GlpR family DNA-binding transcription regulator; amino-acid sequence: MLAIERRKRIMRLIQENQSVLVPELSKLFNVTEETIRRDLEKLEAEGLLKRTYGGAVINENSSADIPLNIREITNIESKQAISMKVAEYIEDGDTLLLDSSSTVLQVAKQIKFKKKLTVITNSEKIILELANAKDCKVISTGGVLKQNSMSLIGNFAEDMIKNFCVDKAIISSKGFDMTNGITESNEMEAEIKKAMANSAEKVFLLLDHNKFDKSSFVKMFDLDKIDYLFTDRKLSLEWEEFLKKHNIDLIYC
- a CDS encoding diol dehydratase small subunit, coding for MDEYPLSKSDFDKLVTKTGKHLNEINIENVMMGNVKPDDIKISKEVLLMQGKIAEKYGRHQMKENFTRASELTDVPDEKILEIYESLRPFRSTKEELINLAYELRDKYNAINCANLILEAAEVYEKRNILRT